The proteins below come from a single Drosophila kikkawai strain 14028-0561.14 chromosome 3R, DkikHiC1v2, whole genome shotgun sequence genomic window:
- the LOC108083628 gene encoding homeobox protein abdominal-A-like, whose product MKNAVHNCPLPSRRCVGEACCGYRISANLLTFPDERLLASKSRSGSASGHRWSLLTRASNNSSSSSATTGNNNAASSNNNNNTHLANNNNTLMVKSLNLPKDDSNLVYRRKSSGSTPHQHHGTHHHHHQHHHHLQQQQQQQQHLQQQHQQHLQQLQHLGESSLFHLSDDFECHADGSLLLRIPAPHVVAARAYRLAARKRAAASSEATTPLAREHTLHELPLAEASSSGSSSGSSTTFTRLAKLLHQSSALAGRSNLQPPPPGDNAVQSLGLGLGLGLGEEAPRRLSWESSCSEVCRQTRCNLAEVSRQDTGHMVACQSSSASQSACEVVDNWQGQPAAGASQVELTRVYFAACRLP is encoded by the exons atgaaaaacgCTGTGCACAATTGCCCTTTGCCATCTAGACGGTGTGTGGGCGAGGCATGTTGTGGCTACAGAATat CCGCCAATTTACTGACTTTTCCAGACGAACGTTTACTGGCCAGTAAAAGCCGCAGCGGCAGCGCTAGTGGCCATCGTTGGTCGCTCCTCACACgtgccagcaacaacagcagtagcagcagcgccaccacaggcaacaacaatgccgccagcagcaataacaacaacaacacacatttagccaataacaacaacacgCTGATGGTGAAATCATTGAATTTGCCGAAAGACGATAGCAATTTGGTGTACAGGCGGAAATCCTCGGGCAGCACGCCGCACCAGCATCACGGCacgcaccaccaccaccaccagcatcatcaccatctgcagcaacaacagcagcagcagcagcatttgcagcagcaacaccaacagcatctgcagcagctgcagcatctGGGTGAAAGCTCACTGTTCCACCTCTCCGACGACTTCGAGTGCCATGCGGATGGCTCCCTGCTGCTCAG GATCCCCGCCCCGCATGTGGTGGCGGCGCGTGCCTATCGACTGGCAGCTCGAAAGCGAGCCGCTGCCTCTTCGGAGGCCACCACTCCTCTGGCCCGGGAACACACGCTCCACGAACTACCGCTGGCCGAGGCGTCTAGCTCGGGATCCAGCTCCGGATCGAGCACGACCTTCACGCGCCTAGCCAAATTGCTGCATCAATCAAGCGCCTTGGCAGGCAGGTCCAATCTGCAGCCACCGCCGCCGGGTGACAATGCGGTCCAGAGTCTGGGACTCGGCCTGGGCCTGGGTCTCGGCGAGGAGGCGCCACGTCGTCTATCCTGGGAGag CTCCTGCTCTGAGGTTTGCCGGCAAACACGCTGCAATCTGGCGGAGGTTAGTCGCCAGGACACGGGGCATATGGTCGCCTGTCAGTCCTCATCTGCATCGCAGTCCGCCTGCGAGGTGGTTGACAACTGGCAAGGACAACCAGCCGCAGGAGCAAGTCAAGTAGAGCTAACTAGGGTCTACTTTGCCGCCTGTCGTCTGCCATGA